In one window of Ovis aries strain OAR_USU_Benz2616 breed Rambouillet chromosome 5, ARS-UI_Ramb_v3.0, whole genome shotgun sequence DNA:
- the LOC114114996 gene encoding large ribosomal subunit protein uL1-like: MSSKVSRDTLYEAVREVLHGNQRKRRKFLETVELQISLKNYDPQKDKRFSGTVRLKSTPRPKFSVCVLGDQQHCDEAKAVAIPHMDIEALKKLNKNKKLVKKLAKKYDAFLASESLIKQIPRILGPGLNKAGKFPSLLTHNENMVAKVDEVKSTIKFQMKKVLCLAVAVGHVKMTDDELVYNIHLAVNFLVSLLKKNWQNVRALYIKSTMGKPQRLY; encoded by the coding sequence ATGAGCAGCAAAGTCTCCCGCGACACCCTCTACGAGGCGGTGCGGGAAGTCCTGCACGGGAACCAGCGCAAGCGCAGAAAGTTTTTGGAGACGGTGGAGCTTCAGatcagcctgaagaactatgaccCTCAGAAGGACAAACGTTTCTCGGGCACCGTCAGGCTTAAGTCCACTCCCCGCCCCAAGTTCTCCGTGTGTGTTTTGGGGGACCAGCAGCATTGTGATGAGGCCAAGGCTGTGGCTATCCCCCACATGGACATCGAGGCACTGAAAAAACTCAACAAGAATAAGAAACTGGTCAAGAAGCTGGCCAAGAAATATGATGCCTTTTTGGCTTCAGAGTCTCTGATCAAGCAGATCCCCCGAATCCTGGGCCCAGGCCTGAACAAGGCTGGCAAGTTCCCTTCCTTGCTGACCCACAATGAGAACATGGTGGCCAAAGTTGATGAAGTGAAGTCCACGATCAAGTTCCAGATGAAGAAGGTGCTGTGTCTGGCAGTGGCTGTTGGCCACGTgaagatgacagatgatgagctTGTGTACAACATCCACTTAGCTGTCAACTTCCTGGTATCATTGCTCAAGAAAAATTGGCAGAACGTTAGGGCCTTGTACATTAAGAGCACCATGGGCAAGCCCCAGCGTCTGTACTAA